The sequence ttatacactgacctactaaattcttagtgtgtgtgcaaaaaaacaactcagaaagggctgaaatttggtatactaagatgtttttaatttgttaatttaatttgttaattgttaaaagtgtttataaagatttaaaaaaatatatatatatatttcttgaaggagaagtgacagttgggagtggttggtggttgccgggggtgacagtggggagtggttggtggttgccgggggtgacagagcgagaggagtgtgatactcaggactgctaaaagagagatccctgtgtctggatagacatctggatagatgtggcgatgaaaatgaaggatgaggtgatggagaagaatgatgaggtggtgacatgtggacaaaaccacgttaaaaaagggcgcttgcatcgggaagtaacgctcttcccctgaggaggcctgggctaggcccaaatgcatgacaagaccctttttaacaccttaagtagcttgatttgactagaatgcatgagtatcatgcacgggttaacttgtatatatatatatatatatatatatatatatatatatatatatatatatatatgcactctgtggcattttttttttactatctgaCTTACATTCTTATTCTATTGTAAAACAGAGTTACCATTTCTACCACTGACTTAATGATTAATATTGCATTTAGTACGAAAATGGctttacaatcatcatcatcaacatcatcaacatttatttatatagcgccagcagattggCTTAAAAGGTGTCATTATATTCatacaaaatgaaaaatatttattggcATTGGGATCTGGAGGTTTGCCATAAGTGATCTACACTTTCAACAGAAAGTGTTGAGGGCCTTTTAAAATCTATGCAACAtcgtaatttttttttctcacaatcAATTTAATTAACCAATCATGTCTTGTGATGACACAAATgatactttattaataaaaatgatgcCTGGAGGAGGCCATGGGTAAAGTAATAGAAGTCTCCACAGATCAATACAATGTTAATTCAACTTCAGTATTACTGTTATCAAACACAATGCTCTTGACAACCTTTTTAATTATATTGGTTGGCTCTGTACAAGATCTACAGAATACAGTGTACATCTTATCAGCCCATgttaaaactaataataattcTGAAAATAGCAttacaaattgtgaaaaatatactCTTGATTGCACTTATGGTCATGGTCCACAAATTTCAAGAATTTCAAGTTTTGAATACTGAATGCACAAAGAGCAGCTATTAACCATTAATTAGAATATTTCAGTATAGATAATGTGGCTGATTGCTGCAAACTTACATTCAGTAGATTTGTATTACGTTTAATAGAGACAGagactattttttacattttactgctACATTCGCATCTATGGACTGATATAGAAATCGCTAGTTACACCAATTTACATTAATACTACTATATAAATTCTTAATTTACTATTTGTGAACTGTATTCACAACCTCATAGATTATTGAAATGTGATTtgctataataataatgataataataataataataataacaacaacaacaacagttcAATAGATAGCAAAATTTAGGGCTcaaaaatatcagtaaaaataGTTTTTTGGTCTTCATATCTTTCTTAGGGGGGAAAGGCACATAGCCAATTTTTAGCAATAGTTTGAATTGCTACTAGAAGTTGCAGAGGTATTTGACTTTGAGCAGTGTACTTTAAGTGCTTGTTACTAAAACGGAAAGATTCTCTATCATACATACAGTAATTAACACAGCTAATTTGCTATCTACCTTTCTTGCACATATGTTCCCTTCATATTGTACTTCAATAAAAACATGCTATTTATTTCCTAGCTTAATCTATATTCTCTTACATTAAATTGCAGGTTAACGCTCAGCTGCCATCGCGGCGGGTGCTGGCAGCCCCGGTACGGCCTATGAGAGTAATATCTGCCTGGAGACCGCCCGGGAGCCGGTGGTCAGTGTGTGCGGACATCTGTACTGCTGGCCTTGTCTCCATCAGCCGTGCTCTTCGCAGagaattttgccagccgggtggaaTTAAGAAGTAGTCGGGTGGTCCTTTTACTTACAGTGGAGGTTGGAGACCCGGCCGGGGCATCAGAACTGTCCAGTGTGTAAGGTGTGGATCAGCCGAGAGAATGTCATCCCGATATATGGCAGAGGGGACAGTAGCCAGCAAGACCCCAGGCTGAAGACTCCCCCGAGACCTCCGGGACAGAGACTAGAGCCAGAGAACAGAGCAGGAGGAGGGGAGATTCCAAGCTTCACGGACACCGGCTTTCATATGTCTTTTGGTATTGGTGCATTCCCTTTTGGCTTTTTTACTACAGTCTTTAACACTAATGACTTCCAGTCAGCCCCTCGTGCAGACACTGGACTTCCCCAAGGCAGGATGTTCGGATTATTTGACTCTTTCTTTCTCATCATTGCTGCCTTCTTCTTCCTCTGGTTGATCAGCGTTTGAAGGCCTGAGGGCTGCACTCCCTCCTGCTTGTCAACTGGGGGCTCTTTAGCTACCCACGATGACTCCGTCTCCCAAGATTGTGCTATGAGCCCTTCTCCCTGCAAACACTCCTCTACGAGATTTCTATGGTACATATACCTACCCTCTAATTGCATCATGTCATATCCTTTTCTAGGGGCACTTTACGTATATCCACTGCGGTGATATATTGCATCTTTAATGGTTAAATCTTTTTACAATTgtaattgctttttttgttttttttaatattggaaATGCTTGAAATCTTGAATAACCTTGTCTGGACACAAATGATATTACTTTATGAAGCGTGGATATGTCTGCGCTTTGTACCCTTCCAGAATTGTTTTCTCTGACATCTAAATCTCTTCTATAAAATATCATTGTAGCACTTCTCTGGTCAATGCAAAAATGTCACTCCTGGGTTAGGGCTGCGATTGAGCGCATTGGCTAATGGGGAAAAATAAAATGGTGATTTAAAGGGAGACATCTGGAAAAATATTCCCTTTATCCATCGAtgagaaaaacaaaatgtattcctCAAAGAACCCACGTTTGTCCCTTCTCGATAACAAAATCACTGCCTCCTGTTTAATGTAGGTCTGTTTTGTAAGATCCTATTTGGCCAAGGAGGTGCGGGACTGCAGCCTATCACATCACTGGTTCTTAGTAAATCGAGTCTGTACTCTCGTGACCATTGGATTCCGCCAACATACCGACTATGTCCACTTGTGTAGCCTTCGGTGTGCGTAAATCTTCAAAGATTCCTGTTTGAGGGGCTGTATCCCGTCTGACGGAGAGTTTGCCAGCGAGCCTAAGAGACTGAAGGTTGATGCATCGTTCcaggtccccctcttctgtggatAGGCTATGGAATAAAGGAAGCCATCTTTAACAGTATCCCGTTTCACTGGGAGCGGGCCTAGGAGAAACTAACATCACCCTATGTACTTAGGAGAGGTCAAAAGTATAACCGATTGGGAATGATTAGGCCAGACGCGTCGAACTCAAGGAATACTGTGGACTGATTTTAAGTCAAGCTTAATAAGGGCTGTGTTTGGCTTTGTCACAATGACACACACAATAGTGTTCTACTCTAGGCTAAATTTATATTTGTAACGACTGAATCGCTGTATATTTTCTACATGAAAGTGAAAATATTACACAAATTGGTAACTTGGCTGCTAAATAATATAAAGCTTTATAGCAGAAACCAGGGCCCCCCTCTTGGCGTTGGGTACATTCACCATCTAATTGCATGTTCTCCATCCGGTTAGATTTTGGTAATCCTTTGTATGAGCGATGCTACCCTCCTGTGATAGACAACAAGGTCCATATAAAGATAATATTGGTTCCTCTCCAGCTCTCACATAAAGGCTGCGAGATGATAATCGTCTAGGTTAGATGGCAGCGGTTATCTGCTTCTCAGACCTGAATCCGCATCTTAAGAGCCACATTTGCTTCATTTTAACCATCTACCCCAAATTATCGTTGGAATGGGCAGAAATTCTCTACTAGCACCTTCATTCACTGCTGGATATGGAGGGTCAACTGTACtggttttattttatacaataaaataaaaatgatatgatCATCGAGCAAAGTGTAAATATTGCTGAAGGCTTCTCATATTGTACAGTCAATATTACCAGTCAATAAAATTcaaccagtttaaaaaaaaaaaatagctggtTAACGTTTTATCTGTCAGTGATCATATTATTCAATCACTTTGTTTCATCCAAGCAACATCCAGGCACCCTTTACTTGTTTATGGAACATGTAGGCATCTTTATTACAATGGTGATATGCAGATATTCATCCCACATACCACATGACATGTTATCACACAACTTGCATAGTGTATTCCTAAAAGTGAAAATCAGTGAATTCATTAAATGTTGTTCCACAAATTATGTTGAGCTGTTGGTCTGATGGATTGTTGAAAAATAAGCTGGATATTTTAGCTTGGCTCATACAACGTAAGTGGATCTTTCTTTTTTCATGTGAAATGCTAGTCATGTACTTGGAAGCAGgctcttattttcattttttgccaCCTTGGGCTGAGGAATCTATAAGGAAAGCAGACTGACCAATTGGTAACAATAAGAATAGAGGATCAAAATGATACAGATTCCCAAGTTACTTGGGTACATCATGTTATGTGGCATATATTGTCAGTAGAATTTCATATTTTTATAGATACTTGTTAaatttgttgttattttattgcaaataCATAGTTGATTTCAGCATAGTTTTACTGCATAAAATTGAAAATACTTAATGATAACTAGCAACTGTAGAGGTGGAAAGCTGGCAAGCTAATATAAACACATTCACAACTCTTCAAACACTTTTGTATAGCTATTAAATCACTACTACCACTTTGgtgtaaaacattaaattaatcactaaagtatgtgtgtaataaaaaaaaatgtcagtgcGATAATTGTATCAAATATCATTGGTCGCCAGCTTGCAGCTTGCATTAAAAGGAAATGGCATCAAGCTAAATTTAGCCCAAActtgcaaaataaataactaattttGATGACCCACAATCTGTTGAATTGAAAAATGATTAATTTGCATAAGTGCccctcatttatatatttatttacataaaatataaactaCACATCTCTACATTGTCTGGATTGTTTTATTTCCTTTCATATTAGACACGCTAAAG is a genomic window of Mixophyes fleayi isolate aMixFle1 chromosome 2, aMixFle1.hap1, whole genome shotgun sequence containing:
- the LOC142140604 gene encoding E3 ubiquitin-protein ligase RNF5-like; translated protein: SAAIAAGAGSPGTAYESNICLETAREPVVSVCGHLYCWPCLHQPLETRPGHQNCPVCKVWISRENVIPIYGRGDSSQQDPRLKTPPRPPGQRLEPENRAGGGEIPSFTDTGFHMSFGIGAFPFGFFTTVFNTNDFQSAPRADTGLPQGRMFGLFDSFFLIIAAFFFLWLISV